The Cinclus cinclus chromosome 18, bCinCin1.1, whole genome shotgun sequence genome has a segment encoding these proteins:
- the BHLHE23 gene encoding class E basic helix-loop-helix protein 23: MAELKSLGGEAYLALAPGYGPSAFAYGAVRGGAEGPRGAYTGSGGADFHAGAMGKSAESSGEQSGDEEDGFEAGVKGGAGFEREGKLKGGALGKKPKEQRSLRLSINARERRRMHDLNDALDGLRSVIPYAHSPSVRKLSKIATLLLAKNYILMQAQALEEMRRLVAYLNQGQALSAPLPATLNPFGQSPVYPFGGAAVPGCPEKCTAFTGAASALCKHCNDKP, translated from the coding sequence ATGGCTGAGCTCAAGTCGCTGGGCGGCGAGGCGTACCTGGCGCTGGCCCCGGGCTACGGGCCCTCGGCTTTCGCCTACGGAGCCGTTCGCGGGGGCGCCGAGGGCCCGCGGGGCGCCTACacggggagcggcggggcggACTTCCACGCCGGGGCGATGGGCAAGTCGGCGGAGAGCAGCGGCGAGCAGAGCGGCGACGAGGAGGACGGCTTCGAGGCGGGAGTGAAGGGCGGCGCGGGCTTCGAGCGAGAGGGGAAGCTGAAGGGGGGAGCCCTGGGCAAGAAGCCCAAGGAGCAGCGCTCGCTGCGGCTGAGCATCAACGCGCGGGAGCGGCGGAGGATGCACGACCTGAACGACGCGCTGGACGGGCTGCGCTCCGTCATCCCCTACGCCCACAGCCCCTCGGTGCGGAAACTCTCCAAAATCGCCACGCTGCTCCTGGCCAAGAACTACATCCTCATGCAGGCGCAGGCCCTGGAGGAGATGCGGCGGCTGGTGGCCTACCTGAACCAGGGCCAGGCGCTGAGCGCGCCGCTGCCAGCCACCCTGAACCCCTTCGGACAGTCGCCCGTGTACCCCTTCGGCGGCGCGGCCGTGCCCGGCTGCCCCGAGAAATGCACTGCCTTCACAGGAGCCGCCTCCGCCCTCTGCAAACACTGTAACGACAAGCCTTGA